Below is a genomic region from Gammaproteobacteria bacterium.
CCCGTTGGTGGGTTCGGGCACGCCGGACAAACGGGCCACCAGCAGCGTCTGGCGTTCGGCCTTTTCATCAAGCAGATGCTCGGGAATGGTCTTGATGTTTTGCAGGATGGGGCGGAAGTCTTTTTGTGCAGTGTTTGTGCCGGAGATTGCGGTTTTATAGCGTAGCGGTGCGGAGGACTCAGCCAGCAAAATCATCATCAGGGCGGCAACTGCCCCCCCGATGTACCACCCGGTGTTTCTTGTTTTCTGCGGAATTGTCATGCTGGAAAGGCGCTTGCGAACGGCAAAAAACGCCGGTTTTTCAATGGATATGATATACCACGCCGCCGAGCGGTTTCTATGCTAATATCATCGGCCTAATCGGGACTCTTGAATGAAACCGACTCTTGCAGCAGCGAGACTGCTTTCCATATTAGCGGCATGGGCAACCCTGTCGCTTGCGGCGCCCCTGCATGGTGCGTCGCCGGGCTTTCCTTTTGCCGAAGACTTTCAGTCACAACCATTGCTGAACAGCACCCGCTGATTGGCCTCGCCGCCACCGTGCCGCCACGCTAATCATCCAACCACGACATAACGGAGACAAACCAATGGAAACCGCACTGCTGATTTTGATGTTGTCAGGCCGCGCGCACGCGCTGCAAGCGGGCGAGGCGGCGCCGGACTTTGCGCTGCCCGACCAGCACGGCGAGATACACCGCCTTGCCGACTACCGCGGCCAGTGGCTGGTGCTGTATTTTTATCCGAAGGATGACACGCCGGGCTGCACCACCGAGGCGTGTTCGTTCCGCGATGACATTGTGCAGATACGCGACCTCGGCTGCAAGGTGGTCGGTGTCAGCACCGACAGCGCGGAAAGCCACGCGAAGTTCGCCGAGAAATACGGCCTGCCGTTTCCGCTGCTGGCCGACGAAAGCGGCGAAGTCGCCGGGCGCTACAACGCGCTGACGCGCTTCGGCCCGCTGCGCCTTGCCAAACGCAGAACCTACATCATCAACCCCGACGCTGGCATCGCCCGCGTCTATCGCAAGGTGCGCCCCGCAGAACACAGCCGCGAAGTCATCGCCGACCTGAAACAACTGGTCTCGGAACACCAGGCGCAGCAGTAACACCGCCGCCGCCGCTAAACGGCGTATATTCGACGCCGCCTGCCCCACCCTCGCCGCCACTGAACGGCGCACATTCACCGCCGGCAACCCCGGCTTCACCACCGCAAATGGCCCCGCCGCCCGCGACTGGCGCGGCAAACCCGAAAATACAACCCCGGCCCGCCGCCCGGCCCGCCACACGCCAAACACGCCGTAATCCCTTGTTAATGCTGTATTTTCCATAAACTCCCGCACCGATAAGGAGCCCCACCAGTGTACAAATAATAAATAAAAGTGGTGATTTATGGCTTTTTATGTAGTATTGTGGCGCGATTGTCGGAGAAGCCATGCGCGACGGTATGTTTTTCAAGGGGGTCAGCCAGGTGACCGTGGACCCGAAGGGCCGGGTCGGCGTGCCGGCGCGTTACCGCCAGACGCTGAAAGAATCCTGCAACGGCTGCCTGATTGTCACCGCCGACCGCGACGGCTGCCTGCTGATTTATCCCGACGATGCGTGGAACAAGATTGAACCCCACATCCACGACCTGCCCTCAATGAACAAGGACGCGCGTTTCATCCAGCGGCTGATGCTCGGCTACGCGACCGAGTGTGAACTGGATGGCCAGGGGCGCATCCTGCTGTCGTCGCCGCTGCGTGAATTCGCGCACCTCGGCAAACACGGCATGCTGCTCGGACAGGGCAAATACTTTGAATTGTGGGACCAGCAGCAATGGACTCGGCAGCGGGAAGCCTGCATGAGAGAGGAGAGCGACAACAAGGAAGTCAACCAGGCGCTTCAAAGCGTTCGCTTGTAGTTGTGCCCGCAAATGAGCGATGCCTGCGACGACGCCGAAAGCCAACATCGCCCGGTCCTGCTGGCGGAACTGCTGGACGGGCTGAACATTGACGCGCGCGGCTGCTATATTGACGCCACCTGCGGCCAGGGCGGCCACAGCGCGGCGCTGCTGCAACGCCTCGGCCCGGAGGGGCGCGTGATTGCGTTTGACAAAGACGCGCAAGCCTGCCGCCGCGCCGGCGCCGCGCTCGCCGCCGACGCGCGCTTCACC
It encodes:
- a CDS encoding peroxiredoxin; the encoded protein is METALLILMLSGRAHALQAGEAAPDFALPDQHGEIHRLADYRGQWLVLYFYPKDDTPGCTTEACSFRDDIVQIRDLGCKVVGVSTDSAESHAKFAEKYGLPFPLLADESGEVAGRYNALTRFGPLRLAKRRTYIINPDAGIARVYRKVRPAEHSREVIADLKQLVSEHQAQQ
- the mraZ gene encoding division/cell wall cluster transcriptional repressor MraZ — encoded protein: MRDGMFFKGVSQVTVDPKGRVGVPARYRQTLKESCNGCLIVTADRDGCLLIYPDDAWNKIEPHIHDLPSMNKDARFIQRLMLGYATECELDGQGRILLSSPLREFAHLGKHGMLLGQGKYFELWDQQQWTRQREACMREESDNKEVNQALQSVRL